The DNA window CTCTCCGCGTGGAACTGGGAGACGGAGTCGGACGAAACTGGTGGTGCGTCCTCTATCCCAATCTCTGCTTTACCGATACGACCTGCGCGGTGGTGACGGACGAAGGTCGGCAGGAACTGGAGCATGTTTTGACGGAAGAAGAGTACGAGATGGTGACAGCCACCTCAGACTTTAAGATAAAATCATTTTTCTTTGGAGATTTATTTGGAGAAACGTAAGAAGCGGCAGGAGAATTGATATGACTGAATTCTTGGTAAGACATTTTGTAAAAGAGCATGAAGCGGTAGAAAAGGTGTCTGTCCGTACGGCCTACGGAGTGCTGGCCAGTATGGTAGGCATCTTTTGCAATATTTTCTTATTTATAGTAAAGTGGCTGATCGGATTTTTTCTGCAGAGCCTGTCAGTTATGGCGGATGCTTTTAATAATCTTTCGGATGCGGGCGGCTCGATCATCAGTCTGGTAGGCGTCAAGATGGCGGAAAAGCCGGCGGATAAGGATCATCCTTTCGGACATGGGAGGATTGAATACATAGCGGCGCTGGTGGTGGCGTTCCTGGTGCTGGAAGTTGGATTTACCTTCTTCAAAGACGCGGTGGGCAAGATCCGGGAACCGGAAGCTATGCGTTTCCAGCTGGTATCTATCGTTATTTTGTCGCTTTCGGTAGGAGTGAAGCTGTGGCTGTCCGTTTTTAACCGGAAACTGGGGAAGAGGATCGATTCGAAAGTGTTGCAGGCCTCAGCCGCAGATGCTATCGGAGATGTGATCACTACATCCGCGACGATTATTTCCGTACTGTTTTGGCGGATTACGGGGTTGAATATCGATGGGTTCGTAGGCCTTGGCGTGTCTTTAGTCATTATGTGGGCAGGCATCGGAATTGCCAGAGACACGCTGGAACCTTTGATCGGGGAACCGGTTTCCAGGGAAGAATATGAGAAGATCACGAAGTTTGTGGAACAATACGAGGGGATCATGGGAAGCCATGACCTGATCGTCCATAATTATGGGCCGGGAAGAAGTATGGCTTCGATTCACGCGGAGGTGCCGAATGATGTGGATATCGAAGAATCCCATGAGATCATCGACCGGATCGAGCGGGACGCGGTTAAAAATCTGGGAATTTTCCTGGTCATCCACATGGACCCGGTGGAAACCAAGGATGCCCAGGTGCTGGCGGTGAAAAACCAAGTGGAACAGATCCTGGACGCGGTAGACAGGAACGTGACCATCCATGATTTCCGTATGGTGGATGGAAAAGAGCAGATCAACCTGATCTTCGATATGGTGGTGCCATATGAATATGATGATGAGAAGCAGACCCAGCTTCGCCGTACGGTGGAAAAGCTTCTGCATATCGCAGATCCAAGGTATCAGTGTGTGATCACGGTGGAAAGGAGTTACATAGATGTTGAGAAGGGATAACGCATATTCATTTGTAAGCAGGGTAAGATTCAGCGAGATCGACCATACCAAGAAGATCACGCTCCCGGGGATCATTAATTATTTCCAGGACTGCAGTATCTTTCAGTCGGAGAGCCTGGGGCTTGGCGTAGATTATCTGGCGGAGCATGGGAAGGCGTGGGTGCTTTCTGCCTGGCAGGTGATCGTGGATCGGTATCCCAAACTGGGAGAAGAGATCCAGATCCATACCTGGGCTACCGGATTTAAAGGGTTCATTGGAAACCGGAACTTCTGTATGACAGACGGCAAGGGAGAGACTGTGGCCTATGCCAATTCAATCTGGTCGTATATGGATATGAGAAAAGGCAGGCCGGTACGGCCGTCCCAGGAGGAAGCGGCTTCCTATGGGATGGGAGAACCGCTTGCTATGGAATATGCGCCCCGGAAGATCGAACTGCCGGAAGGATTCCAGCAAAAGCCCTCTTTCCCTGTGCGGAAATATCATATTGATACCAATGAGCATGTGAATAATTGCCAATATGTACAGATGGCGCTGGAATCTTTGGATGAAGAGATCCAGGTGAGGCAGATGCGGGCGGAATATAAGAAGTCGGCAGTCTATAAAGATGTGATCATGCCGCGGGTGTCGAGGGAAGAAGACCGGATCGTAGCGGCTTTATGCGGCGCGGATCAAGAGACTTACGCAGTGGTAGAATTCCAGACAGAAACGGGCGGCTGTAAGTAAACCAGGCACACGCATCAGAAAGAACACAAGGAGAAACGTATGAGGTTAGAAGAATATTTAGGAAAAAAGCGGACGCTGATGATCGTCAAAAAAGTAGAGTTTGGAGTCTATCTTGGAACAAAGGAGGACAAGGTGCTTCTGCCGGGGAAACAGGTGCCCAAGGGATTAGAAGCAGGAGACCCGGTGGAAGTATTTTTGTACCGGGATTCAGACGACCGCCTGATCGCTACCACAGCGGAGCCTAAGATCCAGCTGGGAGAGATCCGGAAACTTAAGGTAGTGGATACCGGACGCATTGGAGCCTTTTTAGACTGGGGGCTGGAGAAGGATCTGCTGCTTCCGTTCCGGGAGCAGACCAAGAAAGTCAAAGTGGGGGATCAGGTGCTGGCGGCCCTCTATGTGGACCGGTCGGGAAGACTGTGCGCCACCATGAAGCTGTATGAACGGCTGCGCCAGGATGCCCCTTATAAAAAGGATGATATGGTCCAGGGGACGGTGTATGAAACCAGCGATAATTTCGGGGTGTTTGTGGCGGTGGACGACTGCTACAGCGCGTTGATCCCAAAGCGAGAAGTCTATGGAGAACTTCAGGCAGGAGACGTGGTAGAAGCAAGAGTGACCAGGGTCCATGAGGACGGGAAAATGGACTTAAGTCTCCGCAAGAAAGCCTTCCTTCAGATGGATGAGGACGCCGGGAAAGTGCTGGAACGGCTCAAAGAGAACGGAGGAAGTCTTCCTTTTACCGATAAGGCGGATCCGGAACTGATCAAAAGGGAGCTTGGACTTAGTAAAAATGCCTTTAAAAGAGCGGTAGGACGACTGCTGAAAGAGCAGAAGATACAAATTACCGAAAAGACTATTGAATTCCTGGAAAAATAAGTTATAATTAGGGCGTAAACATAGAAACCGAAAGGAGATCTAAGAGATGAAAGTACAGAATATCACAGATATTGATAAGTTCTTTAAAGTAGTAGATTCATGCAAAGGAAAAGTAGAGCTGGTAACAGGAGAAGGAGACAGACTGAATCTGAAGTCCAAACTGTCTCAGTATGTATCCATGGCAAATATCTTCTCTAACGGTGAGATCCCGGAATTAGAGCTTGTGGCTCATGAGCCGGAAGATATTGATAAGCTGGTTTCCTTTATGATCAACGGTTAATTTTAACAAAACATAAGGAAGCGAATGTAGAGACTCTCTGCCAGGAACATGGCAGGGAGTTTTGTTTCAATGAATCAGACAAAGGAGCGGCTATGAGTTTTGCGCATCTGCACGTCCATACGGAGTATAGTCTTCTGGACGGATCTAATAAAATCAAAGAATGTATTGCCAGGGTCAAAGAACTGGGAATGGACAGCGTGGCCATCACGGACCATGGCGTGATGTACGGAGTGATCGATTTCTACCGGGCGGCCAAGGCGGCGGGCATCCGGCCGATCCTGGGCTGTGAGGTATATGTGGCGCCTGGATCCAGATTTGATAAGGAAGCCGGAGGCGACCGGGAGGAGAGGTATTATCATTTGGTTCTTCTGGCGGAGAATGATCTGGGATATCACAATCTGATGAAAATCGTTTCCAGAGGATTTACGGAAGGATATTATTACCGTCCCCGTGTGGATATGGAAATCCTGGAGCGGTATCACGAGGGCATCATTGCCTTGAGCGCATGTCTGGCTGGAGAGGTGCAGAGAAATATCGCCAGAGGCATGTATGAAGAAGGAAAGGCTGCTGCTCTGCGCTATCAGCAGATTTTCGGCGAAGGGAACTTCTTCCTGGAGCTTCAGGACCATGGCATCCCCCAGCAGAAAATGGTCAACCAGGGTCTGGTGCGGATGGCGGGAGAGACCGGCATTGAGCTGGTGGCTACCAATGACGTCCATTATACCTATGCGGAAGATGAGAAGCCTCACGATATCCTTCTGTGCATCCAGACAGGAAAGAAGATTGCCGACGAGGACCGGATGCGCTATGAAGGCGGCCAGTACTACATCAAGTCGGAAGAAGAGATGCGGGAACTGTTCCCCTATGCGCCGCAGGCGCTGGAAAACACTCAAAAGATCGCCCAGCGCTGCAACGTGGAGATTGAATTTGGAGTGACCAAGCTTCCGAAATTCGATGTGCCGGAAGGCTATACTTCCTGGGAATATTTAAATAAGCTGTGCCGGGAAGGCTTTGAGAAAAGATATCCTGACGCCGGAGAAGACCTGAAGGAACGGCTGGAATATGAGCTGTCCACCATTCACACCATGGGGTATGTGGACTATTTCCTGATCGTGTGGGATTTCATCCGCTACGCCAGGGATCATGGGATCATGGTAGGACCGGGGCGAGGGTCCGCCGCGGGGAGCATCGTGTCCTACTGTTTGGGGATCACCAGCATCGACCCGATCAAATACCAGCTTCTGTTTGAGCGTTTTCTGAATCCGGAGCGTGTGTCCATGCCGGATATTGACGTGGACTTCTGCTTTGAGCGGCGCCAGGAGGTCATTGATTATGTGGTGAGAAAATACGGAAGCGACCGGGTGGTACAGATCGTCACCTTTGGTACTCTGGCGGCCCGCGGTGTGATCCGGGATGTGGGCCGGGTCATGGACCTGCCCTATGCTTTTGTGGACAGTATTGCCAAGATGGTTCCTCAGGAATTAAATATTACTTTGGAGAAAGCGCTGAAGATGAGTCCGGAACTTCGGAAATCATACGAGGAAGATCCCCAGGTCAAAGAACTGGTGGACATGTCCATGCGTCTGGAAGGACTTCCCAGACATACTTCCATGCACGCGGCGGGCGTCGTCATCAGCCAGAAGGCTATCGATGAGTATGTTCCCCTTTCCCTGGGATCTGACGGTTCTGTGACAACCCAGTTTACCATGACGACCCTGGAAGAACTGGGCCTGCTGAAGATGGATTTCCTGGGCCTGCGGACCTTGACGGTGATCCAGGATGCGGCCCGTCTGGCGGGACAAAGCGCGGGACATGCCATAGACATCAACCAGATCGACTACGATGACAAAGCTGTGCTGGATTCCATAGGGACAGGAAAGACGGACGGCGTCTTCCAGCTGGAAAGCGCGGGGATGAAGAGCTTCATGAAGGAACTGAAACCGCAGAGCCTGGAAGATATCATCGCCGGAATTTCCCTGTACCGTCCGGGTCCTATGGATTTTATCCCTAAGTATATCAAAGGGAAGAACAACGCGGATACCATTACTTATGACTGCCCTCAGCTGAAACCCATCCTGGAACCCACATACGGCTGTATTGTCTATCAGGAGCAGGTTATGCAGATCGTGCGGGATCTGGGAGGATATACTCTTGGGAGGAGCGACCTGGTGCGCCGGGCAATGTCAAAGAAAAAGGGCGATGTCATGAAGAAGGAACGCCAGAATTTTGTCTATGGAAACAAGGAGGAAGGCGTTCCGGGCTGTGTGGCGAATGGAATTGATGAGAAGACCGCCAATAAGATCTATGACGAGATGATCGACTTCGCTAAGTACGCCTTTAATAAATCCCACGCCGCCGCGTACGCGGTGGTGGCCTATCAGACGGCGTGGCTGAAATATTATTATCCAGTAGAGTTTATGGCGGCGCTTATGACCTCTGTCATTGATAATCCGGGAAAGGTAGCAGAGTATGTCTATAGCTGCCGGCAGATGGGAATTCGGATCCTGCCGCCGGATATCAATGAGGGATTTGGGAACTTCTCTGTGGACAGCGGAAATATCAGATACGGCCTCGCGGCGATCAAGAGTATCGGCCGGCCGGTGATCGAGGCGGTGATCCGGGAGCGTGAAAGCGCGGGGAAATTCCGCAGTTTGAAAGATTTCATTGAGCGGATGGCTGGAAAAGAAGTGAACAAAAGAGTCATCGAACATTTTATCAAGTCAGGAGCGTTTGATAGTCTGGGAGGGACTAGAAAA is part of the Lachnospiraceae bacterium KGMB03038 genome and encodes:
- a CDS encoding cation transporter yields the protein MTEFLVRHFVKEHEAVEKVSVRTAYGVLASMVGIFCNIFLFIVKWLIGFFLQSLSVMADAFNNLSDAGGSIISLVGVKMAEKPADKDHPFGHGRIEYIAALVVAFLVLEVGFTFFKDAVGKIREPEAMRFQLVSIVILSLSVGVKLWLSVFNRKLGKRIDSKVLQASAADAIGDVITTSATIISVLFWRITGLNIDGFVGLGVSLVIMWAGIGIARDTLEPLIGEPVSREEYEKITKFVEQYEGIMGSHDLIVHNYGPGRSMASIHAEVPNDVDIEESHEIIDRIERDAVKNLGIFLVIHMDPVETKDAQVLAVKNQVEQILDAVDRNVTIHDFRMVDGKEQINLIFDMVVPYEYDDEKQTQLRRTVEKLLHIADPRYQCVITVERSYIDVEKG
- a CDS encoding acyl-[acyl-carrier-protein] thioesterase, producing MRRDNAYSFVSRVRFSEIDHTKKITLPGIINYFQDCSIFQSESLGLGVDYLAEHGKAWVLSAWQVIVDRYPKLGEEIQIHTWATGFKGFIGNRNFCMTDGKGETVAYANSIWSYMDMRKGRPVRPSQEEAASYGMGEPLAMEYAPRKIELPEGFQQKPSFPVRKYHIDTNEHVNNCQYVQMALESLDEEIQVRQMRAEYKKSAVYKDVIMPRVSREEDRIVAALCGADQETYAVVEFQTETGGCK
- a CDS encoding S1 RNA-binding domain-containing protein; the protein is MRLEEYLGKKRTLMIVKKVEFGVYLGTKEDKVLLPGKQVPKGLEAGDPVEVFLYRDSDDRLIATTAEPKIQLGEIRKLKVVDTGRIGAFLDWGLEKDLLLPFREQTKKVKVGDQVLAALYVDRSGRLCATMKLYERLRQDAPYKKDDMVQGTVYETSDNFGVFVAVDDCYSALIPKREVYGELQAGDVVEARVTRVHEDGKMDLSLRKKAFLQMDEDAGKVLERLKENGGSLPFTDKADPELIKRELGLSKNAFKRAVGRLLKEQKIQITEKTIEFLEK
- a CDS encoding polya polymerase, coding for MKVQNITDIDKFFKVVDSCKGKVELVTGEGDRLNLKSKLSQYVSMANIFSNGEIPELELVAHEPEDIDKLVSFMING
- a CDS encoding DNA polymerase III subunit alpha; amino-acid sequence: MSFAHLHVHTEYSLLDGSNKIKECIARVKELGMDSVAITDHGVMYGVIDFYRAAKAAGIRPILGCEVYVAPGSRFDKEAGGDREERYYHLVLLAENDLGYHNLMKIVSRGFTEGYYYRPRVDMEILERYHEGIIALSACLAGEVQRNIARGMYEEGKAAALRYQQIFGEGNFFLELQDHGIPQQKMVNQGLVRMAGETGIELVATNDVHYTYAEDEKPHDILLCIQTGKKIADEDRMRYEGGQYYIKSEEEMRELFPYAPQALENTQKIAQRCNVEIEFGVTKLPKFDVPEGYTSWEYLNKLCREGFEKRYPDAGEDLKERLEYELSTIHTMGYVDYFLIVWDFIRYARDHGIMVGPGRGSAAGSIVSYCLGITSIDPIKYQLLFERFLNPERVSMPDIDVDFCFERRQEVIDYVVRKYGSDRVVQIVTFGTLAARGVIRDVGRVMDLPYAFVDSIAKMVPQELNITLEKALKMSPELRKSYEEDPQVKELVDMSMRLEGLPRHTSMHAAGVVISQKAIDEYVPLSLGSDGSVTTQFTMTTLEELGLLKMDFLGLRTLTVIQDAARLAGQSAGHAIDINQIDYDDKAVLDSIGTGKTDGVFQLESAGMKSFMKELKPQSLEDIIAGISLYRPGPMDFIPKYIKGKNNADTITYDCPQLKPILEPTYGCIVYQEQVMQIVRDLGGYTLGRSDLVRRAMSKKKGDVMKKERQNFVYGNKEEGVPGCVANGIDEKTANKIYDEMIDFAKYAFNKSHAAAYAVVAYQTAWLKYYYPVEFMAALMTSVIDNPGKVAEYVYSCRQMGIRILPPDINEGFGNFSVDSGNIRYGLAAIKSIGRPVIEAVIRERESAGKFRSLKDFIERMAGKEVNKRVIEHFIKSGAFDSLGGTRKQFMVVYIQLMDQVSQERKYSMTGQMSLFDMVGEDQKAEFDVQLPDVGEYEKETRLSFEKEVLGVYLSGHPMEEYEERWRKGITRTTLDFQLDEETGRTKVHDGVKETIGGIISGKTIKYTKNNKTMAFLTIEDLAGTVEVVVFPRDYEKNQQYLTEESKVFIRGRVSEEDDAASKLICEAVVPFDQTRKELWLQYEKKEDFLAREKELYEIIGDSEGEDQVVIYCKAERAVKRLPRGRNVRVDAALLNRLTNYLGESCVKVMEKPIENLR